The nucleotide sequence AAGAAGTCCTATCCAGATTTTTATTAAACTAGTTCTGGGATGTTAGGTTTAAAGAGGTTTGAATCTGTTAAACATATTCCCAATCCTGTTTGGTGATTATTTAAACTATTATTTTCAAGTAGTAGTAAGCATTGTTGGCTGACGGTGTCAGAGTGTTGGCTCTCTTTGGAGCTGGAGGAAATGTGTTACTCCGGTAATAATGGTATGGGATGGTAGGCATGCATTATCTAAtgatcaatcaaattcaatcaaatagattttataaagcccatcagcagttgtcataaagtgcttttacagatacccagcctgaaaccctaaAGAGCATGCAAAatcagagttgatgcacagtggctaggaaaaactccctagtaagttgaaacctaggaagaaaccttgagaggaaccaggctgAGTTGTGGCCAGTCTACTTCTGGCTGTAATGGGTGAAGATCATAAGAGTACTTGAATTTTTAAGCCACATCAGTGTTCGGATTatggtggaactggattttgacccgttTTATAGATGGTtccaagaaaaaaaattattgttacagatgaatttaaaaaatgtatgagagtatataattgcattttaattataaaaatagcAGTCCTGAGATTTGAGATTGCAAATCCATAAGATGCATCCAGAGAGGCTGGGGGAAAAGTAAGAGACCATTTCGACAACCCACTCTGACTTAAATCCTCAAAACTAAAGTTGCAGGGGTTGGATGGCTAACCAAGACTAGAGCTGAAGCATAGTCCCCCACATTAGCTACAGGAAACATTTAAATCTAAAGCTTCCTGGCACCATATGGTCTTACCTTTGGTAAATGCCCATGAATGATAATGTATGACCAGACACACAGGGTGTAGAAATTGAGTACATACaattaggtccagaaataagtGGACACTGACACGTTCTGTCGGTTTACCAAAATCTATTccagttacagttaaataatgaataagggcttaaagtgcagtctctcagctttgagGGTATACACATCCAAATTggtggaagggtttaggaataacagctctttaatatgtagccccctctttttcaagggaccaaaaataATTGCTATTCCTTCGTTGTTTCcaatcaattaagcaggtaaaaggtctggagttgattccaggtgtggcattcacatttggaagctcttgttgtgaacccacaacatgcagtcaaaggagctctcaatgcaaatgaaacaggcAATCCTAAGGCCAAGATATCCATCAGAGAaagagcaggaacattaggagtggccaaatcaacagtttggtacattctgagaaaaaaagaatgcactggagCACTGCAAcccaaaaaggcctggacatccatggaagacaGCAGTGGTAGACGaacataggatcctttccatggtaaagaaaaaaatcctTCACAACATCAAGCCAAGTGAAGAAGACTTCACGAgggcaaaccattcataagccttaagatttagaaaggccagattagacttagccaaaaaacatctcaaaaagccagcccagttctggaacagcattcttttgaCAGacgaaactaagatcaacctttatcagaatgatgggaagaaaaaagtatggagaaggtttggaacggctcatgattagggcataccacatcatctgtaaaacacggtggaggcagtgtgatggcatggccactagtgattattgatgatgtgactgaaGACAAGCAgtcggatgaattctgaagtgtatagggatttattgttcagccaaattcagcaaagttgattggacggagCTTCACTTTAGAGATGGACAATGGCCCAAatcatactgcaaaagcaacccaggagtttttttaaggcaaagaagtggaatctTCAATCACCTGATatcaacccgattgagcatgcatttcacttgctgaagacaaaacctaaggcagaaagacccacgagcaaacaacaactgaagacagctgcagtaaaggcctggcaaatcatcacaaaggaggaaacccagcatttggtgatgtctatGCGTTGCAcatttcaagcagtcattgcctacaaagtattaaaaatttacattttatttatgattgtgttaatttctcCAATTACATTAGAGCCCCAGAAATATTttgactgtgtatgaaaatggttgcaattcctaaacgtttcatacaatatttttgttcaaacccTTGAAttgaagctgaaagtctgcacttcaattgcatcttggttgtttcatttcaaatccattgttgtGGTGCACAGAgccagaattatgaaaattgtgtcagtgtccaaatattccCAGACCTAACTGCATATACAAATTGctatacaaaataatacataatcATTTAATAGGTCGATAAATGTAGAATTGACATTTGTGCAGATTTTCTAGACATAATCCAAGTCAGctgcataaccaggtggacaactGCAGGGTAAAGCAGGTGGGGGTGTTGGCAGTGGGAGCAGGAAtcatgatctgcaacacaaccaggagaactTCGGACAGGGACAGCCAGATCATTATTGTTGACCTGGTTATGCAgctgacttggattctgtttagAACTGTTTAGGCCATTCTCCTAAGGTTAAATAGGACATCaggaaaggtagagagagaattCCTTGGATTCAAAAGGATACCTGAGCATACTtttcagactgaccctagtccccaGTCACATAAATGTAAGCAACTGAAACAATTGGGACTTGAAACAGCACAGACTGGCGCTTGTCCCCCGTCACAgcaatatagcagtgtaaaactaggtgctgagacaggggggtccagagATACTGTGGCCAATCCGAAGGTAAAACCATACAAGGCCCACCAGGCAGACGCTTTGCAATTGGGTTGTGATTAGATTGTGAGCAAGCTTTGAGATAATATAGCTTTGAGATGTAATATTGTAATAATTTGTGTAATATGTGCTGTGTgtacatataatatacataagCACACACTGGgtagaaaacatttcacatactTTATGTAAAACACACATAATATACGTAACACTTACAGCTCATATCTTCTCCCCTCTCACCCTCttgctctttttctttttctttttctctagtTCCACCAGGTTAGAAGAGTGATGACCATCCTGTTCCTTACTATGGTTATTTCATACTTCAGTTGCATGAGAGCTGCGCCCATGAGAGACGTCCCGGGAATGCGGGGCCACCGAACAGATGGTTACTTGGGTGCGACAGTGATGGCTGGCCGGGGCCACGGGACTCCACAAAGCGGGGGTGGGCCTGGCCAGCGTGGGGGACTGCCTTCGTTCACAGACACGTTTGAGCAGGTGATTGAAGAGCTCTTGGAGGTGGAAGGCGAGCCAGTGGCTGACAATAGCCAGGGAGGAGGGGGTCCTTCTGTGGTCACCACGGAGACCAAGGATGTTGACCTGTATGCATCACGGGTGATGATCAGCAACCAAGTGCCTTTAGAGCCACCGTTGCTCTTTCTCCTGGAGGAATATAAAAACTACCTGGATGCCGCAAACATGTCCATGAGGGTGCGACGGCATTCTGACCCATCTCGGCGTGGAGAgctcagtgtgtgtgacagtattAGCCAGTGGGTGACAGCTGTGGACAAAAAGACAGCAATAGACATGTCTGGGCAGACCGTTAGCGTCCTGGAAAAGGTCCCTGTCCCCAATGGCCAACTGAAGCAATACTTTTATGAGACCAAATGTAACCCTATGGGGTACACAAAGGAGGGCTGCCGTGGAATAGACAAGCGCCATTATAACTCCCAATGTAGGACAACCCAGTCCTATGTGCGAGCGCTCACCATGGATAGCAAAAAGAAAATTGGCTGGCGGTTTATAAGGATAGACACTTCATGTGTATGTACACTAACCATTAAAAGAGGAAGATAGTGTATATGATGTATAGATTTTATTGAGAgtttaaaaaagagaaaatatctatttgtatatatacataacAGGGTAAATTATTCCGTCAGATGAACATTTTATGGACTGCATGTAAAAAAGATGAAGTTTATACAGTAAAAGTGATACTACAGTCTATTTATTGAACATATTCATGACCttgtaaacaattaaaaaaagaactgaTAAGTCATTTGCGCCCAGTTTAAATTACTATCACATTCTTCAAGACATTGTGGTTTGTTTACGTTGCCAATAATTCGAGGAAGAACGAAAAAAGTGATGAGGACAAGGGAGAAAATGAAGATaagttcaatattttttttaaacatgcatgCTGCTTCAATTGTGAATTGAGAAATTATCCACCTAGTAAAAAAGGAtaccaaacaaaacattccGTTTACATACTCAAAAGTATAAGTACCTTGGTACTTTATCTGTTTACTGTTCTAAACTTCAAGGTAATGTTGGAATTACATACTATGTCAAGGTGCTGTTGTCAAAGCtttgctgtttatttttttatccccaCCAGAAGACAATAtagaagaatatatatatatatatatataaacatttattcattGACATATGTTTCTGGattaatattcattttgtaTGTTGTGAAGTTGTTTGCAATATTAAATTGAAATAtttgaagaaataaaaatgactatagGCAActgaaaaagaagaaaacaatgtCAATAAAGTTTTAACCCTGCATAAACattacataaaaacacagaTGGATGGGCAGACAGAAAGGCAAATACTTACTTAAAGGTATCTATCTACTGGCTTAGTTATAAagaactattttatttttagtaagCCTATAATTCTATGATTTTAGCCTAGGCTACAAActgatattttttttgcctCTGAGAGCTTGAGAACATCTGAAAGTTTCTCAATTCTGGAGACATCATTCTTAACAGATGAATTCTTAGGATGGGAAATGTCAACACTGTCCCGCCATCACAGGTAAGTGTCACATGCCTGGTAATGGATGGAAAATATTATTGCATAAAAGATACCAGAACATTCCTAATAATGATAATTAAAGATAACAACTAAAGCGCATTAAAAGCATTCGTAAAGAATTGAGACCCCTGAATTTTTCATTCTACAGCCTTATTCCATACCTGATGGTCATTCTGACAGATCTCCTATGTGGAGATGGGAGTATATTCTAGgtcaaccatctctgcagcactccgcCAATCATGCATTCATGGTACagtggctagacagaagccacACCTCtttaaaaggcacatgacagcctccttggagtttgccaaaaggcacctAAAGGACAGTAAGACTATGAGAACCCAGactctctggtctgatgaaaccagtATTAAactctttggcctgaatgccaagaaTCACATCTGTACGAAACCAAGCACTGCTCCTCACCTGGCCAATAGAGTCTCTTAAGTtggagcatggtggtggcagcataatgctgtggagGTTTTTCagcggcagggactgggagactagtcaGGATCAAAGGAAAGATGAACAGTGTAAAGTACAGACAGATCCTTGAAGAAAACTTGCTTGAGAGAACCCAGGACCACAGACTGGGGAAAACATGCACATTCAAACAGACGAACTACCATGAGCACTTGGCCAAGACAATGcaggagtggcttcaggacaagtctaTCAATATCCCTGAGTGGCTCAGCCAGAGCCTGGACTTGAAGCTGATAGAGcatctctggagagacctgaaaatggctgtgcagcaACATTCCCCATCGAACCTGACATAGCTTGTGACGATCTGCAGAGAAGAGTGTGAGAAACTCTCCAAACACATGTTTGCAAAGCTTGAAGCgtatacccaagaagactcaagcCTGTAATGACTGCAAATTATGCTCCaaagggtggggggtggggggtggggggggtctgaaaacctggtcattatgggatattgtgtaTAGAATGATGAGGAAGAAATGTTATACAATTTTATAATGAGGCTGTATTGTGTTGATTTCACTTACAAGGGATTTTACTAATCAAACAATCTAAATTTACCCAAACACAGAAATACCCCCAAACTACCCAGAACAGTAACCCTAAAGGATACAAAATTACACGAAAAGAACACAATACTATCCAACTgaacaaaaactacacaaaataaaatgtacaatgtttAGGTAAAGTTTTTTCTGTGCATCTGCCTTTGTTGTATGAAGACAATATGCTGGTTTCAATATGCCTAAATCATGTACACATTTGGATATCTTTACCATTATGTGCCAAAATTATTTTGGtgcatattatttattttaatttaattttttaatatAATCCTGTTTACTCACCAATGTCATGATATCCCATAAGTGATGAAGGCCCTGCTTCATCATTGCAACTCTCACCAGACTCAGGACAGTCAATCTCAAGATAAGCAACTTCCAAAGGACCAATTTCTTCTGGTTATTATCatgctgctcactcaaccaggttTAGACCGGAATCTTTATGTGACACAAGGTATGCACTCTCTGACCTTCTACCTCATTTAAACTCACAGGTGCCTAAGTACTATGAAGAAAGGCAGCCATTTGTGAATACTAAACCCCAAAACCTGGATGGTGCTGGCCAAACCCCCTGGGTTAATCTGCGAGATGGATTTTAGTCCTGGTCTCATAATTACACATTTAACTGAggctccggaaataattaagagaccacagcacctttttcttatctttccaaaaatgttgaaaaggaaggttttgagtgaggattcaatttgttcaatttgcagtggtctcttaattttaacccttctgttcctcactcaaaaccttccttttcaactttttttggaatgaaaagaaaaaggtgcagtggtctcttaattttttccagagctgtatatactgttAACAGTTGGGGCAtcaaccaaacaaaaaaaacgatTGTGACAGGCGGGAAAATAATTGAACCAAACAACCAAGCATACGGGTATCTGTTTTTCCTCTTTATGTAATGTCACTGCAAAGCTGGAAATATTTTCTAATCAGgtattcattgtttttctcaaaatgtgttGGACAGAAATATTCATTGATGTATTTGATTAACCGAAATATTCAAAACATGCACATTTAAATACGTCTGAGGCTAGACCACTCAGGGGTGAGAATATGGTGGGGTTTCCTAAACATTTATCTcttatttttaaacatacagttttgctcaaaggtttgcatacccttggagaattgataatatatgtaccatttgtaaagaaaacatgagtgagcaggcaaaacacatttattttatgtcttatgggattcatattcaactgtaggttataacagaatggcacaatcataaaacaaaatatgtcaacaaagaaaaaaaatgaaccgaccctgttcaaaagtctgcatacccttagttcttaatactgtgtattgccccctttagcatcaatgacagcgtgctgtcttttgtaatagttgtctatgaggccccaaattcttgcaggtagtATAGCTGCCATTTtgtcttggtaaaatgcctccaaatcaggcaaagtctttggtcgtcttgcatgaaccgcatgtttgagatctccccagagtggctcgaagatattaaggtcaggagactgtgatggccaccccagaaccttcacctttttctgctgtaaccactggaggctcaacttggccttgtgcttagggtcattgctgtgctggaaagtccaagagcgtatgtgcacagctttcatgcagaagaatgagaattgtctgccagtattttctgataacatgttgcattcatcttgccatacattttcacaagatttcctgtgcctttagagctcacgcagccccaaaacatcattgagccaccaccatgcttcagagtggggatggtattcttttcactatagtccttgttgacccctctccaaacatagcgcttatggatGTAACcataaaactctattttggtctcgtcactccaaattacagcgTGTcaaggcatattgtaactgggcttttttgtggtttggtgcagtaaaggcttttttctggcaactcaaccttgcagctcatttctgttcaagtatcattgtattgtgctccttgaaccaaccacaccgtctttttccagagcagcttatatttctcctgaggttacctgtggagttttctttgtatcccaaacaattgttctggcagttttggatgaaatctttcttggtctacttgatcatggcttggtatcaagagatcctcgaattttccacttctgaataaattattgaacattactgactggcatttgcaaggctttggatatctttttatatccttttccatctttataaagctccattaccttgttacgcaggtcttctaagagttattttctgctcccaatagctcagtatctagcctgctcagtgcatccacatgagagctaacacacagacactaattgcaatttaaaaagccacaggtgtgggaaattaaccattaattgccattttaacctgtgtgtcaccttgtttgtctgtaacaaggccaaacattcaagggtatgtaaacttttgatcagggccatttgggtgattactgttatcattatgattttaaaaggagccaaacaactatgtgataataaatggcttcatatgataactatccttaaataaaagttttttttttccatgattagtcatattttcaaaatcaatgagcacaactgtagctgGGCACAGTTAATCAAAAATGTAACTCCGTTAACTGTtaatttgtttaacaaaaaGTTAACTTCAGTAACCATTAATCAGTTagattttaaaaaatttaatGGAAGTTAGCAATAAACgttaaagtacatttttattattaaaatacgTTTTTGGGGGTATTTTAAGGGCTTGACATTACATTTGTCCTTTTCCATCAAGGCAAGTTACTAAATGTTTAGAAGGTCTTGCCCCCAAGCATGACAATGAATAGCCAGTCCATTTCACGAATAGTAGAGAGGCATTCTTTGTTGGCCAATCACATATGATGTTTACAACATACAAATAGTTGCTCGCAAGTAATACAAGGGTTCCCAATGGTTTTTCTCTTGAACTTAATACTGAAGCCTTGAGACTAGCATGCAATCTTACtgcacagaaatacatttttaaaatgttgctgcCACCAATTACCTGAAAATACAAATGGTTTCCCTCTGCATTCAGGTGTATTGGAACCatgtatgttgtttttaatttggaATGGATTTTTTAACACAGCCTTAAATTCACGTCATATACATAAATCAGTTATGTGGATTAAAGTTTCCAATGCCCTTTCCTGAGCCCCTGGTATTGATAGGCAGTAACTTAAACCGCTGCACCATTACACATCCTGTATATTTATGGTTTGAATCACTCTGgtaacacaaccaggaagtttATACTGGAATCATTATGCGCCAGAAGGAACACACTCTCCAGCCTTCTATCTCAGTTGTGCTCACAGCCTCCAAGAGTCACTAGAGTATGGCGAGGCAAGACAACCATACTACTTGATTATTTGCATCCCAAATCCAGACTGTGCTGGCCAATTACACCGCACTCCATGGGACCTCTGGGCTGATCCTTGAGCAGGATTCCAACCCAGGTCTTGCAATGCCGTGGCTAACTACACGGAAGTGATATTTCTTTTGCTGAGTACTGTTTTTCTAAATGTTGAATACAGTCTGTAAGTTATCATAAATCTGTTTACTTCACCATCCTATGGTTAGGGTTTTGGTTCAACCTATTGATCTGCCCTGTTCAGACCTCACAGGTCCTGGATTTTTCCAGACAAGCAAAGTGAAAGGTTAAGCAGGAGGGTTATTTTTTGCCAAACTTGTTCAAAAGTAAGCCCAGTGCTTTTATATGTGCTTAAAATGCAGGCCAGCCTTCCTGACTTCGAAACAACTCCTATTGTAAGGAGGAAGACACAAGCATGTCATCGTTAGTCTTACAAAAAAATACTTGCTGTTTTCAATCTGTCCTTTATGGAGATTGTGTGcccaatataaaaaaatgcttGAGAGATGCAGTTACCAATATAGTGTGCATGTAGACAGCTTCTTAACAGAAGATTACATGTTTGGTTTCACCTATAATATATCATTATAGACATAAGTCTAACAGAGCAAATCATAAATTTTTTGTGGCCATTCATAGCATTTTCAGAAGATGGGATCCGGAGTTGTATTTTCACATGTTTGAAGTGCAAACTATGTCAATCATTTGAGGTAAGAAACTTGTGCAATTACATATCACAATATTTTACTAATAATGTCACTTGATAGATACGATTATTTTgtccaaaagtatttttttcggTGCTGAATATAGCTCTACGTTTGCTAGTTTGATAGaagctactgtacagtactttATATTAGCCTGTTCTAACTAGCTGGCCACCTAGTTTCTGAATGACTctggtatttctttattaatgTAAGtaaattaacaacattttgtttgtgcacAGCCATATGTCGATAACAATGCTACGGTTATCACAAGTATTAGCAAGTAAATACACTAAAACTAGCCAGTAAGATGCTGTAGTAGCAAGTTAAAAACGAGCATCCACCGTCTATTTTGTGTATTGCTCGTGGTAGCTTGCTAGAAAATTTTCCCTGaaaatttttttctttatcttaTTCATAAGATAAGGTGTGTATCATGTAACTGTGTCATGATGTACATTTggttttagaaaatgcattctgtataactttaatgtaaaatacatctaGCTACAGTACAAACTAGGCAACAGCTACTGACATATTCAGTCtcaagttttgtttattacATAATGGCATTGTTACTGTACTAAATAGTTTCATATTACATTACTAAAACCACATGTTGCCTCTAGCATTGCATATTAACTTTTTTGTCGACATTCACTTTCCTTGATGCTTCTCAATCATTCACCAAATATCCTTGCTGAATGAGCCTATAGAATTATTCCAGATAGTCTAAAACATACTGTTTTATACTGTTATGGATTAATAAAACAAGGCAACTAATTTAActatgtacagtgagggaaataattatttgatcccctgctgattttttacgtttgcccactgacaaagaaataataagtctataattttaatggtaggtttatttgaata is from Esox lucius isolate fEsoLuc1 chromosome 2, fEsoLuc1.pri, whole genome shotgun sequence and encodes:
- the bdnf gene encoding brain-derived neurotrophic factor isoform X1 → MFHQVRRVMTILFLTMVISYFSCMRAAPMRDVPGMRGHRTDGYLGATVMAGRGHGTPQSGGGPGQRGGLPSFTDTFEQVIEELLEVEGEPVADNSQGGGGPSVVTTETKDVDLYASRVMISNQVPLEPPLLFLLEEYKNYLDAANMSMRVRRHSDPSRRGELSVCDSISQWVTAVDKKTAIDMSGQTVSVLEKVPVPNGQLKQYFYETKCNPMGYTKEGCRGIDKRHYNSQCRTTQSYVRALTMDSKKKIGWRFIRIDTSCVCTLTIKRGR
- the bdnf gene encoding brain-derived neurotrophic factor isoform X3; protein product: MTILFLTMVISYFSCMRAAPMRDVPGMRGHRTDGYLGATVMAGRGHGTPQSGGGPGQRGGLPSFTDTFEQVIEELLEVEGEPVADNSQGGGGPSVVTTETKDVDLYASRVMISNQVPLEPPLLFLLEEYKNYLDAANMSMRVRRHSDPSRRGELSVCDSISQWVTAVDKKTAIDMSGQTVSVLEKVPVPNGQLKQYFYETKCNPMGYTKEGCRGIDKRHYNSQCRTTQSYVRALTMDSKKKIGWRFIRIDTSCVCTLTIKRGR